A genomic stretch from Oreochromis niloticus isolate F11D_XX linkage group LG11, O_niloticus_UMD_NMBU, whole genome shotgun sequence includes:
- the LOC102082477 gene encoding T-cell surface glycoprotein CD4 isoform X1, which produces MCSELRMKMLVWFVFVLGALSAAGEVFVAKVGGKVTLNCGVSSYRRSLQWHHGTDFLHSVDQRGFTRRGTVDLARRSVVRQTNLEISSVKETDAGEFKCLADGTVHQHSLSVFSVSVSVVPSADLLLGSEATLQCDVKGLIEGCEVKWRSPNVDSPEWSPTAQLKPVTSSHDGTWQCIITCGSNRLSEDLTITVQEPPPTTSTTTASLCSSKDSPKTTFAIVCSVFAELLFKVIFH; this is translated from the exons ATGTGCTCAGAATTAAG AATGAAGATGCTGGTGTGGTTTGTGTTTG TGCTGGGTGCGCTCTCGGCTGCAGGTGAAGTTTTTGTTGCAAAAGTCGGGGGGAAAGTTACATTAAACTGTGGGGTCAGCAGCTACAGACGCTCTCTGCAGTGGCATCATGGAACTGACTTTCTTCATAGTGTTGATCAGAGAGGCTTCACTCGCAGAG GCACTGTTGATCTTGCACGGAGGTCAGTCGTGAGACAGACGAATCTGGAAATCTCCAGTGTGAAAGAAACAGATGCGGGAGAGTTCAAATGTCTGGCAGATGGGACAGTTCATCAACATTCACTTTCTGTGTTCTCAG TGTCGGTCTCTGTCGTTCCCTCTGCTGATCTCCTGCTGGGCAGCGAGGCAACGCTCCAGTGTGACGTGAAAGGTCTCATTGAAGGTTGTGAAGTGAAGTGGAGGAGCCCAAATGTAGATTCACCTGAATGGTCACCAACAGCTCAACTCAAACCTGTAACAAGCTCACATGATGGGACCTGGCAGTGTATCATCACCTGTGGCAGCAATCGGCTTAGTGAGGATCTGACCATCACAGTCCAAG AGCCGCCTCctacaacatcaacaacaacagcttcactgtgcAGCTCGAAGGATAGCCCAAAGACCACCTTTGCCATTGTGTGCTCAGTTTTTGCAGAACTCCTGTTCAAAGTGATTTTTCACTGA